One genomic window of Denticeps clupeoides chromosome 14, fDenClu1.1, whole genome shotgun sequence includes the following:
- the LOC114763501 gene encoding H2.0-like homeobox protein isoform X1, with the protein MRSPFPPAPAVHARTFVPPPHAARPARPGRMYAAGLSPFYASNFSLWSAYCSGGFGVDAAKKSSFCIADILHVGDAEGLAGSSALMAHMGGRSQVPGSPLRPSPVAADAAVFASPYHRHGIHLTAAARGQPAPPPSSKDLKFGIDRILSTDFEPKAKEGSTLRDLSSIVSSNHQSAASPYFTSIEPGMSDRSPMLSSLSGGGRQTGQHQFQDTFPGPYAVLTKDTMPQTYKRKRSWSRAVFSNLQRKGLEKRFEIQKYVTKPDRKQLAAMLGLTDAQVKVWFQNRRMKWRHSKEAQAQKDKEKEQPDKAADDGGQKEPDESDCDSEPSESEFEDGHEEKSDVDISEQHDKAEDVTSPDALTESVTSPQML; encoded by the exons ATGAGGTCGCCTTTCCCGCCCGCGCCCGCGGTACACGCTCGCACCTTCGTCCCGCCGCCGCACGCCGCTCGCCCAGCCCGACCCGGGAGGATGTACGCCGCCGGACTGAGCCCGTTCTACGCGTCCAACTTCAGCCTGTGGTCGGCGTACTGCTCGGGCGGCTTCGGCGTGGACGCGGCCAAGAAGTCCTCGTTCTGCATCGCGGACATCTTGCACGTCGGGGACGCCGAGGGCCTGGCCGGCTCGTCGGCGCTCATGGCTCACATGGGCGGCCGCTCTCAGGTCCCCGGGTCCCCGCTGCGTCCCTCCCCGGTGGCCGCCGACGCGGCCGTCTTCGCGTCCCCCTACCACCGGCACGGAATACACCTCACGGCCGCGGCCCGTGGGCAGCCCGCGCCGCCGCCCTCCAGCAAAGACCTCAAGTTCGGCATCGACCGAATTCTGTCCACGGACTTCGAGCCCAAAGCGAAGGAGGGCTCGACGTTGCGAG ATCTCTCGTCTATCGTTAGCTCGAACCACCAGTCGGCGGCCAGCCCGTACTTCACGTCCATAGAGCCGGGGATGAGCGACAGGTCGCCCATGCTGAGCTCATTAAGCGGCGGGGGGAGACAAACAGGGCAGCATCAGTTTCAGGACACCTTCCCAG GCCCGTACGCCGTCCTCACCAAAGACACCATGCCGCAGACGTACAAGAGGAAGAGGTCGTGGTCGAGGGCCGTCTTCTCCAACCTGCAGCGCAAAGGCCTGGAGAAGCGCTTCGAGATCCAGAAGTACGTGACCAAACCGGACCGGAAGCAGCTGGCCGCCATGCTGGGCCTGACCGATGCGCAG GTCAAagtctggttccagaaccggagGATGAAGTGGCGGCACTCGAAAGAGGCGCAGGCGCAGAAGGACAAGGAGAAGGAGCAGCCGGACAAGGCGGCGGACGACGGCGGCCAGAAGGAGCCCGACGAGTCGGACTGCGACAGCGAGCCCAGCGAGTCCGAGTTCGAGGACGGTCACGAGGAGAAAAGTGACGTGGACATTTCGGAACAGCACGACAAGGCCGAGGACGTGACGTCACCCGACGCCCTCACAGAGTCAGTGACGTCACCGCAGATGTTATGA
- the LOC114763501 gene encoding H2.0-like homeobox protein isoform X2, giving the protein MRSPFPPAPAVHARTFVPPPHAARPARPGRMYAAGLSPFYASNFSLWSAYCSGGFGVDAAKKSSFCIADILHVGDAEGLAGSSALMAHMGGRSQVPGSPLRPSPVAADAAVFASPYHRHGIHLTAAARGQPAPPPSSKDLKFGIDRILSTDFEPKAKEGSTLRGPYAVLTKDTMPQTYKRKRSWSRAVFSNLQRKGLEKRFEIQKYVTKPDRKQLAAMLGLTDAQVKVWFQNRRMKWRHSKEAQAQKDKEKEQPDKAADDGGQKEPDESDCDSEPSESEFEDGHEEKSDVDISEQHDKAEDVTSPDALTESVTSPQML; this is encoded by the exons ATGAGGTCGCCTTTCCCGCCCGCGCCCGCGGTACACGCTCGCACCTTCGTCCCGCCGCCGCACGCCGCTCGCCCAGCCCGACCCGGGAGGATGTACGCCGCCGGACTGAGCCCGTTCTACGCGTCCAACTTCAGCCTGTGGTCGGCGTACTGCTCGGGCGGCTTCGGCGTGGACGCGGCCAAGAAGTCCTCGTTCTGCATCGCGGACATCTTGCACGTCGGGGACGCCGAGGGCCTGGCCGGCTCGTCGGCGCTCATGGCTCACATGGGCGGCCGCTCTCAGGTCCCCGGGTCCCCGCTGCGTCCCTCCCCGGTGGCCGCCGACGCGGCCGTCTTCGCGTCCCCCTACCACCGGCACGGAATACACCTCACGGCCGCGGCCCGTGGGCAGCCCGCGCCGCCGCCCTCCAGCAAAGACCTCAAGTTCGGCATCGACCGAATTCTGTCCACGGACTTCGAGCCCAAAGCGAAGGAGGGCTCGACGTTGCGAG GCCCGTACGCCGTCCTCACCAAAGACACCATGCCGCAGACGTACAAGAGGAAGAGGTCGTGGTCGAGGGCCGTCTTCTCCAACCTGCAGCGCAAAGGCCTGGAGAAGCGCTTCGAGATCCAGAAGTACGTGACCAAACCGGACCGGAAGCAGCTGGCCGCCATGCTGGGCCTGACCGATGCGCAG GTCAAagtctggttccagaaccggagGATGAAGTGGCGGCACTCGAAAGAGGCGCAGGCGCAGAAGGACAAGGAGAAGGAGCAGCCGGACAAGGCGGCGGACGACGGCGGCCAGAAGGAGCCCGACGAGTCGGACTGCGACAGCGAGCCCAGCGAGTCCGAGTTCGAGGACGGTCACGAGGAGAAAAGTGACGTGGACATTTCGGAACAGCACGACAAGGCCGAGGACGTGACGTCACCCGACGCCCTCACAGAGTCAGTGACGTCACCGCAGATGTTATGA